The nucleotide sequence GGCTTGTGTGTGTCTTTTTCGATAGTCATGCGAATCAGCTCCAGACCATCCACTACAGGCATGCGAATATCCGTAATGACCAATTCCGGTTTCAGACGCTCGATCATTTCAAAACCATCTTCGCCATTGTCAGCCTCGCCTACAACCTCAAACCCGCAAGCATGCCAATCGATCAAATTCCGCAATCCCGTTCTGGCAAATATCTCATCGTCAATAAGCAGTACCGAGTGCATGCTTAGCCCCTCCTTCTACGATTGATGCTTGTTGCCCATTCTTTGGATATTCATTAGCATGTGCTCCTTTATTTTACTTGCTTTGTAGACATCCTGCAATGGAAAAACGCCCTTTATTACGTAAAGGGCGTTTTTGTTATTGCTGGGTGATACAGGATTCGATTGTTAGAAGTTGAAGTTATCTGGATCCGGGCCAAAACGCTTATTCTGATTCAACGCATCCAGCCGATCCATATCTTCAGCCGAGAGCTGGAAATCAAAAATATCTGCATTTTCTATAATACGATGTTCTTTCACGGATTTGGGAATGGTAACAATTTCATGCTGCAAATCCCAGCGCAGAACGATTTGCGCTTTCGTCTTGTTGTACTTCCCTGCAAGCTCGTCCAGCAACGGAAGATCCAAATTCCCCTGCATTAATGGACTCCAAGCTTCCGGTTGAATATTGTGTTCCCGGCAAAATTGCAGCAACGGTTTTTGCGTGAGCATCGGATGGCATTCAATCTGATTGACAGCTGGCACAACATCGGCAGCATCAAGAATATCCTTGATATGGTGAATTTGGAAATTGCTTAAGCCGATTGCGCGAATCAGCCCTTCCTTGTAGAGCTTGACCATGGCCTTCCACGTATCCACGTACTTGCCTTTAACTGGCCAATGAATCAAATACAAATCAATCACTTCGATTCCAAGCTTCTTCCGACTTTCTTCAAAAGCTTGCAGCGTGGATTCATACCCTTGGTTCTTGTTCCAAAGCTTCGTTGTGATGAACAGCTCTTCGCGGGGAATACCGCTTTCCTTAATAGCTTGGCCGACGCCTTCCTCGTTCTGATAAGCTGCTGCAGTATCGATATGTCTATACCCGGCTTTCAGTGCAGCCTTGACAGACGAAATGACTTCATTGCCGTCTTCGACCTTCCATACTCCCAATCCTACCCATGGCATGGTAACACCGTTATTCAGGGTTACACGATCTTGAATGTGGTTCATGTTCTCTTCCTCCTTATTTGTAGTCTGCACAAGCTGTGGTCTTCTCACCACTTTTCATTATAGGATGATTCTTCCTGTATTTCGAGAGCCTCACACCGAATGCAAATA is from Xylanibacillus composti and encodes:
- a CDS encoding aldo/keto reductase, which produces MNHIQDRVTLNNGVTMPWVGLGVWKVEDGNEVISSVKAALKAGYRHIDTAAAYQNEEGVGQAIKESGIPREELFITTKLWNKNQGYESTLQAFEESRKKLGIEVIDLYLIHWPVKGKYVDTWKAMVKLYKEGLIRAIGLSNFQIHHIKDILDAADVVPAVNQIECHPMLTQKPLLQFCREHNIQPEAWSPLMQGNLDLPLLDELAGKYNKTKAQIVLRWDLQHEIVTIPKSVKEHRIIENADIFDFQLSAEDMDRLDALNQNKRFGPDPDNFNF